The following is a genomic window from Coriobacteriia bacterium.
GCGATGCTGAACTCCTGCGCGTCGGGCGTCGGGGTGGTCAACATCGACAACGGTTTCGGCGCGGCCGCGCTGGCCAGCCGCATCAATCGGGAGCGCGACCGGTGATCGCGTTCGTCGACGGCGTCACCGGCGTCTCTGGAGACAAGCTCCTCGGCGCGCTGGTCGACGCCGGCTTCGAACCCGACGCGCTGGCGGCCGCTCTCGACGCGCTCGGCCTCGGCGACTTCGACCTCACCGTCGCTCGCACGTCCCGACGGGGCATCGCGGCGACGAGCGTGGTGGTCGAGCCGTGCGGCGAGGAGCCCGACCGCTCGTGGCGCGAGATCCGTTCCCTCGTCGGAGCATCCGGCCTTTCCGCACCCGTGCGCGATGGCGCGATCGAGGCGTTCCGCCTGCTCGCGGAGGCCGAGGCGCGCGTTCACGGCGTCAAGGTCGAGAACGTGCGCTTCCACGAGGTGGGCGCCCTCGATTCCATCGTCGACATCGTAGGTGTCTCGGCGGGTCTCCACGCACTGGACGTGACCGATCTCGTCGCCGCGCCACCCGCGCTCGGCTCGGGGACCGTCCAGACACGCCATGGCGCTCTGCCCGTGCCCCCGCCCGCCGTCGCCGAGCTGCTGCGGGACGTCCCCTCCTACGGCTCAGACCTGCCCGGCGAGCTCACCACGCCGACCGGCGCGGCGCTCCTTCGCGCCTTCGCCTCGCGGTTCGGGCCCATGCCGGCCATGACCGTCACGGCGGTCGGCTACGGT
Proteins encoded in this region:
- the larC gene encoding nickel pincer cofactor biosynthesis protein LarC produces the protein MIAFVDGVTGVSGDKLLGALVDAGFEPDALAAALDALGLGDFDLTVARTSRRGIAATSVVVEPCGEEPDRSWREIRSLVGASGLSAPVRDGAIEAFRLLAEAEARVHGVKVENVRFHEVGALDSIVDIVGVSAGLHALDVTDLVAAPPALGSGTVQTRHGALPVPPPAVAELLRDVPSYGSDLPGELTTPTGAALLRAFASRFGPMPAMTVTAVGYGAGSRDLPAANVTRVVIGEPASSVPDGLSRETVVELSANLDHLSPEHVAFAAEELLEAGALDVWQTPVVMKKGRAAVLLTALATPPDADRMAGLLLRLTGSLGVRMRATERLVAPREVREMETSLGTARVKVARIDGRDVIRAEYEDVAGIARRLAAEAQELLRGEDPRR